The following are encoded in a window of Halomarina salina genomic DNA:
- a CDS encoding glycosyltransferase family 4 protein: MDPEAARVVMLCTDPHPAHAGFARAVGAEQVGFRERSAGPLAGSVAEDALNALAYPDADVYLVEGSQPLYAATLARARTGAKVVYLCADHGLYDLGRGSFAGQSGLKTLVGRFGRPAVRRIARRSIDGCVAVSGFAADFVRPFVGSAPVRVAHPYVQPERYDALLDIDDPPDEPTALTVGRGARYKGVDLLVDAWPRVRARHPDATLHVAGAGHPGEYGDVSGVHVHGFVEESRLVDLFAASALFVQPSRMDTFPVSTLEACCAGRVPLVTETAGTRSEARALDPSLVVEPTSEALASGVADFFDRPRHDRETLAAQARERGRSFDADTRQAAFRRAFEDVVRRL; the protein is encoded by the coding sequence ATGGACCCCGAGGCCGCCCGCGTCGTCATGCTCTGCACCGACCCGCACCCCGCCCACGCCGGGTTCGCGCGGGCCGTGGGCGCAGAACAGGTCGGATTCCGCGAGCGCTCGGCCGGACCCCTCGCCGGCAGCGTCGCCGAGGACGCGCTGAACGCGCTGGCGTACCCCGACGCGGACGTCTACCTCGTCGAGGGGTCCCAGCCGCTGTACGCCGCGACGCTCGCCCGCGCCAGGACGGGCGCCAAGGTCGTCTACCTCTGTGCGGACCACGGCCTCTACGACCTCGGCCGCGGGTCGTTCGCGGGGCAGTCGGGACTCAAGACGCTCGTCGGGCGGTTCGGCCGCCCCGCCGTCCGCCGCATCGCCCGCCGGAGCATCGACGGCTGCGTCGCCGTCTCGGGGTTCGCCGCCGACTTCGTCCGGCCGTTCGTCGGGAGCGCCCCCGTCAGGGTCGCCCACCCGTACGTCCAGCCCGAGCGCTACGACGCCCTCCTCGATATCGACGACCCCCCCGACGAACCGACCGCGCTGACGGTCGGTCGCGGCGCGCGCTACAAGGGCGTCGACCTGCTCGTCGACGCGTGGCCGCGGGTGAGAGCGCGCCACCCCGACGCGACGCTCCACGTCGCCGGTGCCGGCCACCCCGGCGAGTACGGTGACGTTTCCGGCGTCCACGTCCACGGGTTCGTCGAGGAGTCGCGGCTGGTCGACCTGTTCGCCGCGAGCGCGCTGTTCGTCCAGCCCTCCCGGATGGACACGTTCCCCGTCAGCACGCTCGAAGCCTGCTGTGCGGGGCGGGTACCGCTGGTCACCGAGACGGCGGGCACCCGCTCGGAGGCGCGGGCGCTCGACCCGTCGCTGGTCGTCGAGCCGACGAGTGAGGCGCTCGCGAGCGGCGTCGCGGACTTCTTCGACCGCCCACGCCACGACCGCGAGACGCTCGCCGCACAGGCCCGCGAGCGCGGCCGGTCGTTCGACGCCGACACCCGGCAGGCGGCGTTCCGACGGGCGTTCGAGGACGTGGTCCGGCGGCTCTGA
- a CDS encoding glycosyltransferase family 4 protein — MHILHVTHRYPPSDGGVERHVRALATRQRRAGHRVTVVAADGGDLPVFEVREGVAVRRLRGVAPGDAYYFAPGLSSALQGGPADLVHVHNYHAFPFVQAALATDVPVVATPHYHGTSADRLRRLLLAAYRPLGRRALARAAAVVAVSDWERERLAADFGVDATLVRNGVDQRFAAARGAGHDRDRPYLLCVGRLVEYKGVGHAIRALASLPEYDLLVAGSGPERAAFERLARRAGVADRVTFLGYVPDDDLPAFYAGASAHLALSSVEAYGLTVGESLAAGTPAVVSATRGLRDWAAREDCVGVADRSPHTVATAVHRAVGRAAPSAAIPTWDDCADGVAAVYDRVVDGSDAVDEF, encoded by the coding sequence ATGCACATCCTCCACGTCACCCATCGCTACCCCCCGAGCGACGGGGGCGTGGAGCGCCACGTCCGGGCGCTGGCGACCCGCCAGCGGCGCGCCGGCCACCGCGTGACGGTCGTCGCGGCCGACGGCGGCGACCTGCCGGTGTTCGAGGTCCGCGAGGGCGTCGCCGTCCGCCGGTTGCGGGGCGTCGCGCCGGGCGACGCGTACTACTTCGCGCCCGGCCTCTCCTCGGCGCTCCAGGGCGGCCCGGCCGACCTCGTCCACGTCCACAACTACCACGCGTTCCCGTTCGTCCAGGCGGCGCTCGCCACCGACGTCCCGGTCGTCGCCACGCCCCACTACCACGGGACGAGCGCCGACCGACTGCGTCGTCTCCTGCTCGCCGCCTACCGGCCCCTCGGCCGTCGCGCACTCGCCCGCGCCGCGGCCGTCGTCGCCGTCAGCGACTGGGAGCGCGAGCGACTCGCCGCCGACTTCGGCGTCGACGCCACGCTCGTCCGCAACGGCGTCGACCAGCGGTTCGCGGCCGCCCGCGGGGCGGGCCACGACCGCGACCGCCCGTACCTGCTCTGTGTCGGGCGACTGGTCGAGTACAAGGGCGTCGGCCACGCCATCCGGGCGCTCGCCTCGCTCCCGGAGTACGACCTGCTGGTCGCGGGAAGCGGCCCCGAACGCGCCGCGTTCGAGCGTCTCGCCCGGCGAGCGGGCGTCGCCGACCGGGTCACGTTCCTCGGCTACGTCCCGGACGACGACCTCCCGGCCTTCTACGCCGGGGCGAGCGCGCACCTCGCGCTGTCGTCGGTCGAGGCGTACGGGCTGACGGTCGGCGAGTCGCTGGCGGCCGGGACGCCCGCTGTCGTCTCGGCGACGCGCGGCCTGCGCGACTGGGCCGCCCGCGAGGACTGCGTCGGCGTCGCCGACCGCTCGCCGCACACGGTCGCGACGGCGGTCCACCGGGCCGTCGGCCGCGCCGCACCCAGCGCGGCGATACCGACCTGGGACGACTGCGCCGACGGCGTCGCGGCCGTCTACGACCGGGTCGTCGACGGCTCCGACGCCGTAGACGAGTTCTGA